In a single window of the Pandoraea pulmonicola genome:
- a CDS encoding tetratricopeptide repeat protein, producing MSEQDELMAEAFAHLEAGDPESALEIGKQLESMQYSGAYEVQAMAYADMDEMEQAVAVLEAGVAHAPGVWLLWQLLGNYRSDLGRFPAAIEAYEAAGNCAPDEDLVIVDFNHANALTRHGDYTAAQTRLDRVLESPHLAQAGRAFIENAIALRMHLFNAQGEPGAAIDTYQALHNVEHDEEGSNVSMADVLAELSLAHKQAGDNDKALEVALEAVQCYKWSEAALWALRAAREAQSDTAHAMHLIVEGQWYEPLEDEDPDGPAPEFVTTYDVVADNEEEALRLIAECEPPQVRASLRIAETHPVEHDDEAPAPYKGVYATGDYHMYQPGDDVD from the coding sequence ATGTCCGAGCAAGATGAATTGATGGCGGAAGCCTTTGCCCACCTCGAAGCCGGCGACCCCGAATCCGCGCTGGAAATCGGCAAGCAACTCGAGTCGATGCAGTACTCGGGTGCCTACGAGGTGCAGGCCATGGCCTATGCCGACATGGACGAGATGGAACAGGCGGTGGCCGTGCTCGAAGCCGGCGTCGCGCATGCGCCGGGCGTCTGGCTGCTGTGGCAACTGCTCGGCAACTACCGTTCCGATCTGGGACGCTTCCCGGCCGCCATCGAGGCCTACGAGGCGGCGGGCAACTGCGCACCGGACGAAGACCTGGTGATCGTCGACTTCAACCACGCCAACGCGCTCACGCGCCACGGCGACTACACTGCCGCGCAAACCCGTCTGGACCGCGTGCTGGAAAGCCCTCACCTCGCGCAGGCCGGGCGAGCCTTCATCGAGAACGCCATCGCGCTGCGCATGCACCTGTTCAACGCGCAAGGCGAACCGGGTGCGGCAATCGACACGTACCAGGCACTGCACAACGTGGAACACGACGAGGAAGGCAGCAACGTGTCGATGGCCGACGTGCTGGCCGAGCTCTCGCTCGCGCACAAGCAGGCGGGCGACAACGACAAAGCGCTGGAAGTCGCGCTCGAAGCCGTCCAGTGCTACAAGTGGAGCGAAGCGGCCCTGTGGGCATTGCGCGCCGCCCGCGAAGCACAGTCGGACACGGCTCATGCCATGCATCTGATCGTGGAAGGCCAGTGGTACGAGCCGCTGGAAGACGAAGATCCCGATGGCCCCGCGCCGGAATTCGTGACCACCTACGATGTCGTGGCCGATAACGAGGAAGAGGCGCTGCGCCTGATCGCCGAGTGCGAGCCGCCGCAGGTCCGCGCGTCGCTCCGTATCGCCGAGACGCATCCCGTCGAACACGACGACGAGGCACCCGCCCCCTACAAGGGCGTCTACGCCACGGGCGACTACCATATGTATCAGCCGGGTGACGACGTCGACTGA
- the rho gene encoding transcription termination factor Rho → MHLSELKSQHVSELLEMANGLEIENANRLRKQELMFAILKKRAKSGETIFGDGTLEVLPDGFGFLRSPETSYLASTDDIYISPSQIRRFNLHTGDTIEGEVRTPKDGERYFALVKVDKVNGHPPEASKHKIMFENLTPLHPNKPLLLERDIRGEENVTGRIIDMIAPIGKGQRGLLVASPKSGKTVMLQHIAHAITANHPEAKLFVLLIDERPEEVTEMQRSVRGEVIASTFDEPATRHVQVAEMVIEKAKRLIEMKEDVVILLDSITRLARAYNTVIPASGKVLTGGVDANALQRPKRFFGAARNVEEGGSLTIIATALIETGSRMDDVIYEEFKGTGNMEVHLERRLAEKRVYPSINLNKSGTRREELLIKPEILQKIWVLRKLIYDMDEAEAMEFLLGKIKQTKNNAEFFDLMRRGG, encoded by the coding sequence ATGCATTTATCCGAACTTAAGTCCCAGCACGTCTCCGAACTGCTTGAAATGGCGAACGGTCTCGAAATCGAGAACGCAAACCGCCTTCGCAAGCAGGAGCTGATGTTCGCCATTCTGAAGAAGCGCGCAAAGTCCGGCGAAACCATCTTTGGCGACGGTACGCTCGAAGTGCTGCCGGACGGCTTCGGTTTCCTGCGCTCGCCCGAGACATCGTATCTGGCCAGCACGGACGATATCTATATCAGCCCGTCGCAGATCCGCCGCTTCAACCTGCATACCGGCGACACGATCGAAGGGGAAGTGCGTACGCCCAAGGACGGCGAGCGTTATTTCGCGCTGGTGAAGGTCGATAAAGTCAACGGCCACCCGCCCGAGGCCTCGAAACATAAGATCATGTTCGAGAACCTCACGCCGCTGCACCCCAACAAGCCGCTGCTGCTCGAGCGCGACATTCGCGGCGAAGAGAACGTGACGGGCCGCATCATCGACATGATCGCCCCGATCGGCAAGGGCCAGCGCGGTCTGCTGGTTGCCTCGCCGAAGTCCGGCAAGACCGTGATGCTGCAGCACATTGCGCATGCCATCACCGCCAATCATCCGGAAGCCAAGCTGTTCGTGCTGCTCATCGACGAGCGCCCCGAAGAAGTGACGGAAATGCAGCGCTCGGTGCGCGGCGAAGTGATCGCGTCGACGTTCGACGAACCGGCCACGCGTCACGTGCAGGTCGCCGAAATGGTGATCGAGAAGGCCAAGCGCCTGATCGAGATGAAGGAAGACGTGGTGATCCTGCTCGACTCGATCACGCGTCTGGCGCGCGCCTACAACACCGTGATCCCGGCTTCGGGCAAGGTGCTCACCGGCGGTGTGGACGCCAACGCCCTGCAGCGCCCGAAGCGCTTCTTCGGCGCGGCCCGTAATGTCGAAGAAGGCGGTTCGCTCACGATCATCGCCACCGCGCTGATCGAAACCGGCAGCCGCATGGACGACGTGATCTACGAGGAATTCAAGGGCACCGGCAACATGGAAGTGCACCTGGAACGCCGTCTCGCGGAAAAGCGCGTCTACCCGTCGATCAATCTGAACAAGTCGGGCACGCGTCGCGAAGAGCTGCTCATCAAGCCGGAAATCCTGCAAAAGATCTGGGTGCTGCGCAAGCTCATCTACGATATGGACGAGGCCGAAGCCATGGAATTCCTGCTTGGCAAGATCAAGCAGACCAAGAACAACGCCGAGTTCTTCGACCTGATGCGCCGCGGCGGCTGA
- a CDS encoding Fe(3+) ABC transporter substrate-binding protein produces MKAKTIGQLARLTVLGTAMAAAFGAQADTNGVLNLYSARHYQTDEQLYGTFTRQTGIKINRIEADDAALLERLKSEGAKSPADVILMVDAARLAKADEAGLFQPTKSATLDARIPAKLHAASTKSGTDWYGFSTRARVIVYNKDKVDPKSVQTYASLADPKQKGQVCTRSGSHPYMLSLVGALIARDGAQATQKWAEGMVANFARAPRGGDTDQIKAVATGECGVALANSYYYVRMARSEKPEDKALMSKVGFIWPDQAGKGTHVNVAGAGIAKHAPNHANAVKFLEYLASDEAQQYFANGNNEWPAVPTTKVDNPALASLGEFKAEDVPIGTIARNLPEAQRILDRAGYK; encoded by the coding sequence ATGAAGGCGAAGACGATCGGACAACTGGCGCGACTGACGGTGCTCGGCACCGCGATGGCCGCCGCGTTCGGCGCACAAGCGGACACCAACGGTGTGCTGAATCTGTACTCGGCGCGTCACTATCAGACCGACGAACAGCTTTACGGCACGTTCACCAGGCAGACGGGCATCAAGATCAACCGGATCGAGGCGGACGATGCGGCACTGCTCGAGCGTCTGAAGAGTGAAGGGGCCAAGAGTCCGGCCGACGTGATCCTGATGGTCGACGCCGCGCGTCTGGCCAAGGCCGATGAAGCCGGGCTTTTCCAGCCGACCAAATCGGCGACGCTCGACGCACGCATTCCTGCCAAGCTTCACGCCGCCAGCACGAAGTCGGGCACCGACTGGTATGGCTTTTCGACGCGCGCCCGCGTGATCGTCTACAACAAGGACAAGGTCGATCCGAAGTCGGTACAGACCTATGCGTCGCTCGCCGATCCGAAGCAAAAGGGTCAGGTGTGTACGCGTTCGGGCTCGCATCCGTACATGCTCTCGCTCGTGGGGGCGCTGATCGCGCGTGACGGCGCACAGGCCACGCAGAAGTGGGCCGAAGGCATGGTGGCGAACTTCGCGCGTGCGCCGCGCGGCGGCGACACGGACCAGATCAAGGCCGTTGCGACGGGTGAATGCGGTGTGGCGCTGGCGAACTCGTACTACTACGTGCGTATGGCGCGCTCGGAAAAACCCGAAGACAAGGCGCTGATGTCGAAAGTCGGGTTCATCTGGCCGGATCAGGCAGGCAAGGGCACGCACGTGAACGTGGCCGGCGCCGGCATTGCAAAGCATGCGCCGAACCATGCCAACGCGGTCAAGTTCCTGGAGTATCTGGCGAGCGACGAAGCGCAGCAGTATTTCGCGAACGGCAACAACGAGTGGCCGGCCGTGCCGACGACCAAGGTCGATAACCCGGCGCTCGCCTCGCTTGGCGAGTTCAAGGCCGAGGACGTGCCCATTGGCACCATCGCCAGGAATCTGCCGGAAGCGCAGCGCATTCTCGATCGTGCCGGCTACAAATAA
- a CDS encoding C39 family peptidase, with protein MNDARRAVVRIATACALACASVAGHAQYASVSLESSTGVPAVKKMRSFKSMHYVNLVQQEYDFSCGSAALATLLRYGYGIDIPETEMIQRMMVFSNPETVIRNGFSMLDMKKFVETIGLEGRGFKVDVNALYDLKIPVIALIDVNGYQHFVVIKAAKDGRVFVSDPALGNRIIEQADFARQWNGLVLAIIGKPFLEDSPLLKGNESLAAKLRDSALATGTSPTPMVDFGIIRADLF; from the coding sequence ATGAATGACGCGCGTCGTGCCGTAGTGAGGATCGCTACTGCTTGCGCTTTGGCGTGCGCAAGCGTGGCTGGGCACGCGCAGTATGCATCGGTGAGCCTGGAGTCTTCCACCGGAGTACCGGCGGTCAAGAAGATGCGCTCGTTCAAGTCGATGCACTACGTGAATCTGGTCCAGCAGGAATACGACTTCAGTTGTGGATCCGCGGCGCTGGCAACGCTGCTGCGTTACGGCTACGGGATCGACATTCCCGAGACCGAAATGATCCAGCGAATGATGGTTTTCTCCAATCCGGAAACCGTCATCAGGAACGGCTTCTCGATGCTCGACATGAAGAAATTCGTCGAGACGATCGGGCTCGAGGGGCGAGGTTTCAAAGTCGATGTGAATGCGCTTTACGACCTGAAGATCCCGGTCATCGCGCTCATCGACGTCAACGGCTATCAGCACTTCGTGGTCATCAAGGCGGCGAAGGACGGACGCGTTTTCGTCTCCGATCCGGCGCTGGGCAATCGCATCATCGAGCAGGCCGATTTCGCCAGGCAATGGAACGGCTTGGTACTGGCGATTATCGGCAAGCCGTTTCTGGAGGATTCACCGCTGCTCAAGGGAAACGAATCCCTGGCCGCCAAGCTGCGCGACAGCGCGCTGGCAACCGGGACGTCACCGACCCCGATGGTGGACTTCGGCATCATCCGGGCGGACCTGTTTTGA
- a CDS encoding C40 family peptidase, translated as MQTIPPRTRKTLLLAFTAAGLVTASLTAKADDYNNGPTAAARAAAAANQAASASASASTSTLNVATDAPQAAVEETRVQRAQKLLSNVTDKASDVVLGALNYIGVRYKYGGNTPDSGLDCSGFVRYVFQDTLNFMLPRRSEEMSQVGERIAKTDLKPGDLVFFNTMRRSFSHVGIYIGGDKFVHAPATGGKIRVEDLRESYWSARYNGARRVETLKASAELTRVEQLFKNDHPM; from the coding sequence ATGCAGACGATCCCTCCGCGCACCCGCAAGACACTCCTTCTCGCGTTCACTGCCGCTGGCCTCGTTACCGCTTCGTTGACGGCGAAGGCTGACGACTACAACAACGGCCCGACGGCCGCCGCCCGCGCCGCTGCTGCCGCCAACCAGGCCGCCAGCGCTTCCGCCTCTGCCTCTACCTCCACGCTCAATGTCGCCACGGACGCCCCGCAGGCCGCCGTGGAAGAGACGCGTGTGCAACGTGCGCAGAAGCTGCTCTCGAACGTGACGGACAAGGCGTCGGATGTCGTGCTCGGTGCGTTGAACTACATCGGCGTGCGCTACAAGTACGGTGGCAACACGCCGGACAGCGGTCTGGACTGCAGTGGCTTCGTGCGTTACGTGTTTCAGGACACGCTCAACTTCATGCTGCCGCGCCGCTCCGAAGAGATGAGCCAGGTGGGCGAGCGCATCGCCAAAACCGATCTGAAGCCGGGTGATCTGGTGTTCTTCAATACGATGCGCCGCAGTTTTTCGCACGTGGGCATCTACATCGGCGGCGACAAGTTCGTGCACGCCCCGGCCACCGGCGGCAAGATCCGCGTGGAAGACCTGCGTGAGTCGTACTGGTCGGCCCGCTACAACGGCGCGCGTCGCGTCGAAACGCTCAAGGCCAGCGCCGAACTCACGCGCGTCGAGCAACTCTTCAAGAACGATCATCCGATGTAA
- the dnaX gene encoding DNA polymerase III subunit gamma/tau: MTYQVLARKWRPKGFSTLVGQEHVVRALTHALEQQRLHHAYLFTGTRGVGKTTLSRILAKALNCETGITAEPCGVCKACRAIDEGRFVDYVEMDAASNRGVDEMTSLLEKAVYAPADARFKVYMIDEVHMLTGHAFNAMLKTLEEPPAHVKFILATTDPQKIPVTVLSRCLQFNLKQMPAGHIVSHLTNILGEEGIENEPQALRLLAKAAGGSMRDALSLTDQAIAYAAGPLTESAVRGMLGAIDQSVLVRLLDALKDESRADLLAIADEMAERSFSFAAGLQDLGSLLHKIALAQFAPQAVSDDWPEAADVRRLAEVFSPEAVQLYYQIATRARGELGLAPDEYTGFSMALLRMAAFTPLLAGGMLAEPPTPHAVGGRPTVAAAPARAPMGEPMRSAPQAGAPHSPAASAAPAAQPEARRAPAARSSAPTDGAPMSPARAALAALNAGRKGAGGRTSGGATPAARGGAARASDDAPAGADPEPEPARPAAPAPEPAPRACVYREAEGVAPVFTGEWPALAAELSARGLAQQLAFQSELTEVAGRALHLRVPLRQLADAATVDKLRQVLTEHFGADVQLHVEVGQVGTTAASLAAEAAAARQRAAEQAIADDPLVRELIEEFDAQILPNSIRPVQ; this comes from the coding sequence ATGACCTATCAAGTACTCGCGCGCAAATGGCGCCCCAAAGGCTTCTCGACCCTGGTGGGCCAGGAGCATGTCGTGCGTGCGTTGACGCACGCGCTCGAGCAACAGCGTCTGCATCACGCCTATTTGTTTACCGGTACGCGCGGCGTCGGCAAGACCACGCTCTCGCGTATTCTGGCCAAGGCGCTCAATTGCGAGACGGGCATCACCGCCGAGCCGTGCGGCGTGTGCAAGGCGTGCCGTGCCATCGATGAGGGCCGTTTCGTCGACTATGTCGAAATGGACGCGGCCTCGAACCGCGGCGTCGACGAGATGACGTCGCTGCTGGAAAAGGCGGTCTACGCTCCGGCGGACGCGCGCTTCAAGGTCTACATGATCGACGAAGTGCACATGCTCACCGGGCATGCGTTCAACGCGATGCTCAAAACGCTCGAAGAGCCGCCCGCTCACGTCAAATTCATCCTGGCGACGACCGATCCGCAGAAAATTCCCGTCACCGTGCTCTCGCGCTGCCTGCAGTTCAATCTAAAGCAGATGCCGGCGGGGCATATCGTGTCGCATCTGACGAATATTCTCGGCGAGGAGGGTATCGAGAACGAACCGCAGGCGCTGCGCCTGCTCGCCAAGGCGGCGGGCGGCAGCATGCGCGATGCGTTGTCGCTCACCGACCAGGCCATTGCGTATGCTGCCGGGCCGCTGACCGAGTCGGCCGTGCGCGGCATGCTCGGGGCGATCGACCAGAGCGTGCTCGTGCGCCTGCTCGACGCCCTCAAGGACGAGTCCCGCGCCGATCTGCTGGCGATTGCCGACGAAATGGCCGAGCGCAGCTTTTCGTTCGCGGCCGGCTTGCAGGATCTCGGCAGCCTGCTCCACAAGATTGCGCTGGCGCAGTTCGCGCCGCAGGCGGTCTCCGACGACTGGCCGGAAGCTGCCGACGTGCGCCGTCTGGCCGAAGTCTTCTCGCCGGAAGCCGTTCAGCTCTATTACCAGATCGCCACGCGTGCGCGCGGCGAACTCGGCCTCGCGCCGGACGAATACACCGGCTTTTCGATGGCCTTGCTGCGCATGGCAGCGTTCACGCCATTGCTGGCCGGCGGCATGCTCGCCGAGCCTCCGACGCCGCACGCCGTGGGAGGCCGCCCGACGGTGGCGGCCGCCCCGGCGCGGGCGCCGATGGGCGAGCCGATGCGCTCGGCGCCGCAGGCAGGCGCACCGCATTCCCCTGCCGCATCCGCGGCGCCCGCCGCCCAGCCGGAGGCCCGGCGTGCGCCGGCGGCGCGCAGCAGCGCACCGACCGACGGCGCGCCGATGTCACCCGCGCGAGCGGCGCTCGCTGCGCTCAACGCGGGGCGCAAGGGCGCAGGCGGGCGGACTTCCGGTGGTGCGACGCCAGCCGCGCGGGGTGGTGCCGCTCGCGCGTCGGACGACGCTCCCGCGGGCGCCGACCCGGAGCCCGAGCCTGCCAGACCTGCGGCGCCCGCACCCGAGCCGGCGCCTCGCGCCTGCGTCTATCGTGAAGCCGAGGGGGTGGCGCCCGTCTTTACGGGCGAGTGGCCCGCTCTGGCTGCCGAGTTGTCCGCACGCGGCCTGGCTCAGCAACTGGCATTCCAGAGCGAATTGACCGAAGTCGCCGGTCGCGCGCTGCATCTGCGTGTGCCGCTGCGTCAACTGGCCGACGCCGCCACGGTCGACAAGCTTCGCCAGGTGCTGACGGAGCACTTCGGCGCTGACGTGCAGTTGCACGTCGAAGTAGGGCAGGTGGGCACCACGGCCGCGTCGCTGGCGGCCGAAGCGGCGGCAGCCCGTCAGCGGGCGGCCGAACAGGCCATCGCCGACGATCCGCTCGTGCGCGAGCTGATCGAGGAATTCGACGCGCAGATCCTGCCCAACAGCATTCGCCCGGTACAATAA
- a CDS encoding YbaB/EbfC family nucleoid-associated protein: MLKGNIAGLMKQAQQMQENMKKMQEQLAQIEVEGQSGAGLVKVVMTCKNDVRRLTIDPSLLTDDKDMLEDLVVAAINDAVRKAEATTQEKMGSMTAGLPLPPGFKMPF, translated from the coding sequence ATGCTCAAAGGAAATATCGCCGGCCTGATGAAACAGGCTCAGCAAATGCAGGAAAACATGAAGAAGATGCAGGAGCAACTGGCCCAGATCGAAGTCGAAGGCCAGTCGGGCGCCGGTCTCGTCAAGGTGGTGATGACCTGCAAGAACGACGTGCGGCGCTTGACCATCGATCCGAGCCTGCTGACCGACGACAAGGACATGCTCGAAGACCTCGTGGTGGCCGCCATCAACGACGCCGTGCGCAAGGCCGAAGCCACCACGCAGGAGAAGATGGGCAGCATGACCGCCGGCCTGCCGCTGCCGCCGGGTTTCAAGATGCCGTTCTGA
- a CDS encoding sigma-54 dependent transcriptional regulator, translating to MANDTGRTLIYASRKHNDGLLSFLGGQGWQVVPAKSASDVGRILNPGVTSAALIDLASGYSDREMGAFESCMQPVTVGWVAATHPEQLTTTAIRRLIRDYCFDYVNVPCTNDQIAHSIGHAWGMASLSEVPIITPQVGGDQEMVGTCEAMQQLFRTIRKVANTDAPVFISGESGTGKELSAVAIHERSLRAKGPFVAINCGAIPPHLMQSELFGYERGAFTGANARKIGRVESANGGTLFLDEIGDLPIESQASLLRFLQQGAIERLGGHEVIPVNVRIISATHVDLEEAVKDGRFRMDLYHRLCVLRVDEPPLRARGQDIEILAHHVLQRFKGDNHRKIRGFTQCAVQAMYEYHWPGNVRELINRVRRAIVMADSRMISAKDLDLLPWVPTMVRTLEEIRAEAERTAIEQALLRHCHRLTDVAAELGISRITLYRLMCRYGLRGDESGVPA from the coding sequence ATGGCTAACGATACCGGGCGCACCCTGATTTACGCTTCCCGAAAGCACAACGATGGCTTGTTGTCGTTTCTGGGGGGACAAGGCTGGCAAGTCGTGCCGGCCAAAAGCGCCAGCGACGTGGGTCGCATTCTCAACCCGGGGGTTACCAGCGCAGCACTCATCGACCTGGCGAGCGGTTACAGCGACCGCGAAATGGGAGCCTTCGAGTCCTGCATGCAACCGGTCACGGTCGGCTGGGTCGCGGCCACCCATCCCGAGCAGCTCACGACGACGGCCATTCGCCGTCTGATTCGCGATTACTGCTTCGATTACGTCAACGTTCCCTGCACGAACGATCAGATCGCGCATTCGATCGGTCACGCGTGGGGCATGGCGTCGCTCTCCGAAGTGCCGATCATCACGCCGCAAGTCGGTGGCGACCAGGAAATGGTCGGTACGTGCGAGGCCATGCAGCAGCTGTTCCGCACCATCCGCAAGGTCGCCAACACCGATGCTCCCGTGTTCATCTCGGGCGAATCCGGCACCGGCAAGGAACTGAGCGCGGTGGCGATTCACGAGCGCTCCTTGCGCGCCAAGGGGCCGTTCGTGGCGATCAATTGCGGCGCGATTCCGCCGCATCTGATGCAATCCGAACTGTTCGGCTACGAGCGCGGTGCCTTTACCGGCGCGAATGCGCGCAAGATCGGCCGCGTCGAGTCCGCCAATGGCGGCACGCTGTTCCTCGACGAAATCGGCGATCTGCCCATCGAGAGCCAGGCGAGTCTGCTGCGCTTCCTGCAGCAGGGCGCCATCGAGCGGCTGGGCGGCCATGAGGTGATTCCGGTCAACGTGCGCATCATCTCGGCCACGCACGTCGACCTCGAGGAGGCCGTCAAGGACGGACGCTTCCGCATGGATCTATACCACCGCCTGTGCGTGCTGCGCGTGGACGAGCCGCCGCTGCGCGCGCGCGGCCAGGACATCGAGATCCTCGCGCACCATGTGCTGCAACGATTCAAGGGCGACAACCATCGCAAGATCCGCGGCTTCACGCAATGTGCCGTGCAAGCCATGTACGAATACCACTGGCCCGGCAATGTGCGCGAGTTGATCAACCGCGTGCGTCGTGCCATCGTCATGGCCGACAGCCGCATGATCTCGGCCAAGGATCTCGACTTGCTGCCGTGGGTGCCCACGATGGTGCGCACGCTCGAGGAGATTCGCGCGGAAGCCGAACGAACGGCCATCGAGCAGGCTTTGCTGCGCCACTGCCATCGACTCACCGACGTGGCGGCTGAATTGGGCATTTCACGTATTACCCTGTATCGGCTCATGTGCCGGTATGGATTGCGGGGTGACGAATCGGGCGTGCCGGCCTGA
- the trxA gene encoding thioredoxin TrxA: MSNKIKHISDASFDADVLKSDKPVLLDFWAEWCGPCKMIAPILEEVANDYGDKVQIAKLDVDANHGTPSKFGIRGIPTLILFKNGTVAAQKVGALSKSQLTAFLDSHL, from the coding sequence ATGAGCAACAAAATCAAACATATCTCCGACGCCAGCTTCGATGCGGACGTGCTCAAGTCCGACAAGCCGGTGCTCCTCGACTTCTGGGCGGAATGGTGCGGCCCGTGCAAGATGATCGCCCCGATCCTGGAGGAAGTGGCCAACGACTACGGCGACAAGGTGCAGATCGCCAAGCTGGACGTCGATGCAAACCATGGCACCCCGAGCAAGTTCGGCATTCGCGGCATTCCCACGCTGATTCTGTTCAAGAACGGCACCGTGGCCGCGCAGAAGGTCGGCGCCCTGTCGAAGTCGCAACTGACGGCCTTCCTCGACAGCCACCTGTAA
- the recR gene encoding recombination mediator RecR, with translation MPPLLSSLQELVDALRALPGVGPKSAQRIAYHLLQRDRKGAVRLGEALVHASEQIRHCARCNTFTEVDICETCLDPERDTSLLCVVETPADQNMLEQTMTFKGLYFVLMGHLSPLDGVGPGEIHFEQLIRRATDGVVKEVVLATNFTNEGEATAHYLGQMLKARGLRVSRLARGVPVGGELEYVDAGTIARAVLDRHTL, from the coding sequence ATGCCCCCCCTGCTTTCGAGCCTTCAGGAACTCGTCGATGCTCTGCGCGCGCTGCCGGGCGTCGGTCCGAAGTCTGCCCAGCGCATTGCCTATCACCTGCTGCAACGCGATCGCAAGGGCGCGGTGCGGCTGGGCGAAGCGCTGGTGCATGCGTCCGAGCAGATTCGCCATTGTGCGCGCTGCAACACCTTTACCGAAGTCGACATCTGCGAGACGTGCCTCGATCCGGAGCGCGACACGAGCCTGCTGTGCGTGGTGGAAACCCCCGCCGACCAGAACATGCTCGAGCAGACAATGACCTTCAAGGGTCTGTATTTTGTGCTCATGGGCCACCTGTCGCCGCTCGACGGCGTAGGCCCGGGCGAGATCCATTTCGAACAACTGATCCGACGCGCCACCGACGGCGTGGTCAAGGAAGTGGTGCTCGCCACCAACTTCACCAACGAAGGCGAGGCCACCGCGCACTACCTGGGGCAGATGCTCAAGGCTCGCGGATTGCGCGTGAGCCGGCTCGCTCGCGGCGTGCCTGTGGGCGGCGAACTCGAGTACGTGGATGCCGGCACGATCGCTCGTGCCGTGCTCGACAGGCATACGCTCTGA
- a CDS encoding patatin-like phospholipase family protein: MAVKRAAASRTALSALACAAILAGCASAPSVDSSSGSPITPPVAQTTPSTPSVPTTPPKVVRPLKIGLALGGGAARGFAHVGVIKALEARGIHADIVVGTSAGSVVGAMYASGLNGFQLNRLAATMDEASISDWTMPFRSRGMLRGEALQSYVNKVLKDRTIEQMPRQLGIVATDLQSGAPILFRRGNTGQAVRASSSVPGVFEPVHIGSRDYVDGGLVAPVPAEYARQMGADFVIAVDISANPTAQATQGQFDILMQTFTIMGQSIKQYELEKNADVVIRPSLAKMGASDFQGRNRAILAGEEAVAKMWPQIQRKLAEAQTQATSGAQQAAAR; encoded by the coding sequence ATGGCCGTCAAACGTGCTGCTGCGTCGCGCACAGCGCTGAGCGCGCTCGCGTGCGCGGCCATCCTGGCTGGCTGCGCGAGCGCCCCGTCGGTCGACTCGTCATCCGGCAGCCCTATTACGCCTCCCGTGGCGCAAACCACGCCCTCGACGCCCAGCGTCCCGACCACGCCGCCGAAGGTCGTACGCCCGCTGAAAATCGGCCTGGCGCTCGGTGGCGGCGCCGCGCGCGGCTTCGCTCACGTCGGCGTGATCAAGGCGCTGGAGGCACGGGGCATTCATGCGGATATCGTCGTCGGCACCAGCGCGGGCAGTGTGGTGGGGGCGATGTACGCTTCCGGCCTGAATGGCTTCCAGCTCAATCGTCTTGCCGCCACGATGGACGAAGCCTCGATCAGCGACTGGACGATGCCGTTCCGCTCACGCGGCATGCTGCGCGGCGAAGCCCTCCAGTCCTACGTCAACAAGGTGCTCAAGGACCGGACCATCGAACAGATGCCGCGCCAGTTGGGCATCGTGGCGACCGACCTGCAGAGCGGCGCACCGATCCTGTTCCGTCGCGGCAACACAGGCCAGGCCGTGCGCGCGTCGAGCAGCGTACCGGGCGTGTTCGAGCCCGTGCATATCGGCTCGCGCGATTACGTGGACGGCGGCCTCGTCGCCCCGGTGCCCGCCGAGTATGCCCGCCAGATGGGCGCCGACTTCGTGATCGCCGTCGACATCTCGGCGAACCCCACTGCGCAGGCGACGCAAGGCCAGTTCGACATCCTGATGCAGACGTTCACGATCATGGGGCAGTCGATCAAGCAGTACGAATTGGAGAAGAATGCGGACGTGGTCATCCGGCCGTCGCTGGCCAAGATGGGCGCGTCTGACTTCCAGGGTCGAAATCGCGCAATTCTGGCGGGCGAGGAAGCCGTTGCCAAGATGTGGCCCCAAATCCAGCGCAAGCTCGCCGAAGCGCAGACGCAGGCAACGAGCGGGGCTCAGCAAGCCGCTGCTCGCTGA